From Candidatus Methylomirabilota bacterium, one genomic window encodes:
- a CDS encoding sulfurtransferase yields the protein MEAAGDAFVHPEYLVTTEWLAAHLDDRNLRVYDCTTYLKPDPVTTFRAESGRPKWAEGHIPGSDYLDLQGELSDLSSKLRFTMPSADQFAAAMSRHGLGEGTRAVLYSAGNIMWATRIWWMLRAFGFDGAAVLDGGWEKWAAEARPVSTEPATYPPARFVARPRPELIATREEVRAKIADQGVCTINALSAEQHTGEGGISYGRAGRIKGSVNVAFARLQSGKPSTFRPPAELRELFAEVGANPNKKIITYCGGGIAATTDAFVMTMLGYPRVAVYDGSLGEWTADPAMPMETGREGTRIAGG from the coding sequence GTGGAGGCGGCCGGCGATGCCTTCGTCCACCCCGAGTACCTGGTGACGACGGAGTGGCTGGCCGCCCACCTCGACGACCGGAACCTCCGCGTCTACGACTGCACCACGTATCTCAAGCCCGACCCGGTCACCACGTTCCGGGCGGAGAGCGGGCGCCCGAAGTGGGCCGAGGGGCATATCCCCGGCTCGGACTACCTCGATCTCCAGGGCGAGCTGTCCGACCTCTCCAGCAAGCTCCGCTTCACCATGCCTTCAGCCGATCAGTTCGCCGCCGCCATGTCACGCCACGGCCTCGGCGAGGGTACCCGCGCCGTGCTCTACAGCGCGGGCAACATCATGTGGGCCACGCGCATCTGGTGGATGCTCCGTGCGTTTGGCTTCGATGGGGCCGCCGTGCTGGACGGCGGCTGGGAGAAGTGGGCGGCGGAGGCGCGGCCCGTCTCGACGGAGCCCGCCACCTATCCGCCCGCGCGCTTCGTGGCCCGGCCCCGGCCGGAGCTGATCGCCACGCGCGAGGAAGTGCGCGCCAAGATCGCGGACCAGGGCGTCTGCACCATCAACGCGCTCTCGGCGGAGCAGCACACCGGCGAAGGCGGCATCAGCTACGGCCGCGCCGGCCGCATCAAGGGCAGCGTGAACGTGGCCTTCGCGCGGCTTCAGTCCGGCAAGCCCAGCACCTTCCGCCCGCCCGCGGAGCTGCGTGAGCTGTTCGCCGAGGTGGGGGCAAACCCCAACAAGAAGATCATCACGTACTGTGGCGGTGGCATCGCCGCTACCACCGACGCCTTCGTGATGACGATGCTGGGCTACCCGCGGGTGGCGGTGTACGACGGCTCGCTGGGCGAGTGGACGGCGGACCCCGCTATGCCGATGGAGACCGGGCGCGAGGGCACGCGGATCGCGGGAGGCTAG
- a CDS encoding acetyl-CoA acetyltransferase, whose translation MASNGIRDRVAIVGMGCTSFGERWDKSVSDLLVESSQAALNSANVPIDMVDAFWLGTLFSGQSGLTLSRPLKLNYKPVSRLENYCATGSEAFRNACYAVACGAYDVAMAIGVEKLKDSGISGLPSIGAPEDGTRAGLTAPATFSLLAPAYCKKFGVDEAAFKEAMTRIAWKNHKNGALNPRAQFRKEVAKDVIACSPQVAGALGIFDCSGVSDGSAAAVIVRAEDAYKYTDKPLFVKALSFIAGPATGPIDPDYDYTTFPEVVASASDAYAQAGVKDPRAELAMAEVHDCFTPTELVLMEDLGFAQRGTGWKEVLNGTFDLEGELAVNPDGGLKSFGHPIGASGLRMLFEAWLQLRGEAGQRQIASVARGRKLALTHNLGGAPGECVSFVSVVGSERS comes from the coding sequence ATGGCGAGCAACGGCATTCGCGACCGGGTAGCGATCGTCGGCATGGGCTGCACGTCCTTCGGCGAGCGCTGGGACAAGAGCGTGAGCGATCTGCTCGTGGAGTCGTCCCAGGCCGCGCTCAACTCCGCCAACGTGCCCATCGACATGGTGGACGCCTTCTGGCTCGGCACGCTCTTCTCGGGGCAGAGCGGGCTCACGCTCTCACGGCCGCTCAAGCTCAACTACAAGCCGGTGAGCCGGCTTGAGAACTACTGCGCCACCGGCTCGGAGGCCTTTCGCAATGCCTGCTACGCCGTCGCCTGCGGCGCCTACGACGTCGCGATGGCCATCGGCGTGGAGAAGCTGAAGGACTCCGGCATCTCCGGCTTGCCCAGCATCGGCGCCCCCGAGGACGGCACGCGCGCCGGCCTCACCGCGCCCGCCACCTTCAGCCTGCTCGCGCCGGCCTACTGCAAGAAGTTCGGTGTGGACGAGGCCGCGTTCAAGGAGGCGATGACCCGCATCGCCTGGAAGAACCACAAGAACGGCGCGCTGAACCCGCGGGCGCAGTTCCGCAAGGAGGTGGCCAAGGACGTGATCGCGTGCTCGCCCCAGGTGGCGGGCGCGCTCGGCATCTTCGACTGCTCGGGCGTGTCCGACGGCTCCGCCGCCGCGGTGATCGTCCGCGCCGAGGACGCCTACAAGTACACGGACAAGCCGCTGTTCGTGAAGGCGCTCTCGTTCATCGCGGGCCCGGCCACCGGCCCCATCGATCCCGACTACGACTACACCACCTTCCCCGAGGTGGTCGCCTCCGCCTCCGACGCCTACGCGCAGGCCGGCGTGAAGGATCCGCGCGCCGAGCTGGCCATGGCGGAAGTGCACGACTGCTTCACGCCCACCGAGCTCGTGCTCATGGAAGATCTCGGCTTCGCCCAGCGCGGCACCGGCTGGAAGGAAGTGCTCAATGGGACGTTCGACCTCGAGGGCGAGCTGGCGGTGAATCCGGACGGCGGGCTCAAGTCCTTCGGCCACCCCATCGGCGCCTCGGGCCTCCGCATGCTGTTCGAGGCGTGGCTGCAGCTCCGGGGCGAGGCGGGCCAGCGGCAGATCGCCAGCGTCGCCCGCGGCCGGAAGCTCGCGCTCACGCACAATCTCGGCGGCGCGCCCGGCGAGTGCGTGTCGTTCGTGTCGGTCGTCGGCTCCGAGCGGAGCTAG
- a CDS encoding OB-fold domain-containing protein, which yields MNGIVAYGSYLPYFRLDRKSIGDALASGGGKGTRTVASYDEDTTSMGVEAARAALRGAPGAAPGAIYFATADPAYLDKTNATAIHAALSLDDSAMAFDMLGSIRSGAGVLRAAIDAGRPTLAVIADIRTGLPGGGDEREGGDAAVAFLLAAGDAQAPVLAEHVASASASAEFLERWRIPGDAASRQWEERFGEHAYVPLADAAITSALKQAGLNAGDLAALIVAGPHGRANKRAQAAVGAKPEAIADDLTGTVGNTGTAHAGLLLADALDRAKAGDLIAVVSLADGCDVTIWRATAALAAHRQKVPVAKQAAAGGKVSYATFLTWRGFLKREPPRRPDPQAPAAPPAFRAEAWKFGFTGSRCQACGTRALPPARVCMKCHAVDKMTPERMADVPATIATYTVDRLAYSLSPPVVVGVLDFEGGGRFTCELTDVDPKAVKIGDRVELTFRRPMTAHGVHNYFWKARPIQGD from the coding sequence ATGAACGGCATCGTCGCCTACGGCTCGTACCTTCCCTATTTCCGTCTCGATCGGAAGTCCATCGGCGACGCCCTCGCCAGCGGCGGGGGCAAGGGCACGAGGACGGTGGCCTCCTATGACGAGGACACGACGTCGATGGGCGTGGAGGCGGCCCGGGCCGCGCTCCGCGGCGCCCCGGGCGCGGCGCCGGGCGCGATCTACTTCGCCACCGCCGATCCCGCGTACCTCGACAAGACCAACGCGACCGCGATCCACGCCGCGCTCTCGCTCGACGACTCGGCGATGGCCTTCGACATGCTGGGGTCGATCCGATCGGGCGCGGGCGTGCTGCGCGCGGCCATCGACGCGGGCCGTCCGACGCTGGCGGTGATCGCCGACATCCGCACCGGGCTGCCGGGCGGCGGCGACGAGCGCGAGGGCGGCGACGCCGCGGTGGCCTTCCTGCTGGCCGCGGGTGACGCGCAGGCGCCCGTGCTCGCCGAGCACGTGGCCTCGGCCTCGGCGAGCGCCGAGTTCCTCGAGCGCTGGCGCATTCCCGGCGATGCCGCTTCCCGGCAATGGGAGGAGCGCTTCGGCGAGCACGCGTACGTGCCGCTGGCGGACGCCGCGATCACGAGTGCGCTCAAACAAGCCGGCCTCAACGCCGGCGACCTCGCCGCGCTGATCGTGGCCGGCCCGCACGGGCGCGCCAACAAGCGCGCGCAGGCCGCGGTGGGCGCCAAGCCCGAGGCCATCGCCGACGATCTGACCGGCACGGTGGGCAACACCGGCACCGCGCACGCGGGCCTCCTGCTCGCCGACGCGCTGGACCGCGCGAAGGCCGGCGACTTGATCGCGGTGGTCTCGCTGGCCGACGGCTGCGACGTGACGATCTGGCGCGCGACGGCGGCGCTCGCCGCCCATCGCCAGAAGGTGCCGGTGGCCAAGCAGGCGGCGGCCGGCGGCAAGGTCTCGTACGCGACGTTCCTCACCTGGCGCGGCTTCCTCAAGCGCGAGCCGCCGCGCCGGCCCGATCCCCAGGCGCCCGCGGCGCCGCCCGCCTTCCGCGCCGAGGCGTGGAAGTTCGGCTTCACGGGCAGCCGCTGCCAGGCCTGCGGCACTCGCGCGCTCCCGCCCGCGCGCGTCTGCATGAAGTGCCACGCGGTGGACAAGATGACGCCCGAGCGCATGGCGGATGTGCCCGCGACCATCGCGACCTACACGGTGGATCGCCTCGCCTACTCGCTGTCGCCGCCGGTGGTGGTCGGCGTGCTCGACTTCGAGGGCGGTGGCCGCTTCACCTGCGAACTGACCGACGTGGATCCCAAGGCCGTGAAGATCGGTGACCGCGTGGAGCTGACGTTCCGGCGGCCCATGACCGCCCACGGCGTGCACAACTACTTCTGGAAAGCCCGCCCGATCCAGGGCGACTGA
- a CDS encoding CoA transferase yields the protein MTATPGALAPYRVLDLVGPLGALAGKMLADLGADVVRVEPPEGSALRRLPPFADGVTPPEASLAWWAYAGGTRSVALDLESPDGRARFLDLVRAADFLFEALPPGTLDRWGLGWPALHRENRRLILTSISPFGQSGPHRDWRGPELIVQAMGGMLYPVGDPDRPPVRVGGAQAACQAAGQAVLGALVAHFEREQTGEGRWVDASAQHAVVNTLLSATALPALHGFTPNREGSAVRTSGFRRRILFRARDGFVALTVGGGVLSGAMMTALVKWMAEEGAAPDFMRERDWVKWDNAYLHAAGARGQEDLDRVADVVAAFTATRTKAQLYEAALQRGLLIAPVADMADLAEDRQLAARGFFVPVAEPRLRRTVPVPAAWAKLSLTPLRPPAPAPRLGEDTVAVLRDWAAPRADGEPAPETMRAVHGRRAFEGLRVVDFAWVATGPLTGRLLADHGADVIRLESARRLDPGRTLTPWAEGKAGPNRSQGFANYNAGKRSMALDLAKPEARDLARRLIATADVVVESFSAGTTARWGLDWTTLSGDHPRLIYLSSCQQGQTGPHAHYRGYGSLAAALAGFYSVTGWPDREPAMIYGAYTDFVAHHFASTAVLAALDHRRRTGLGQHIDLSQLESSLHFLAPEILEYTVNGRVPRSGGNADAVMAPHGIYPCRSTDGERWCAIVCEDDAQWHALVEAMGKPEWALDPRWRTAAGRKTHEAALDARLAEWTSTESPGALAERLQAAGVPAGVAQSCADLHQDPGLTARRAFAWVEHPEMGRTPYETWAFRMGEDAAPRRAPLLGEHTREILTQVLGLSPDEIARLVAADVFV from the coding sequence GTGACCGCGACGCCCGGCGCGCTCGCTCCGTACCGCGTCCTCGATCTGGTGGGCCCGCTGGGCGCGCTCGCGGGCAAGATGCTCGCCGACCTGGGCGCCGACGTCGTGCGCGTGGAGCCGCCCGAGGGCAGCGCGCTGCGGCGGCTCCCGCCCTTCGCCGATGGGGTGACCCCGCCGGAGGCGAGCCTGGCCTGGTGGGCCTATGCCGGCGGCACCCGCAGCGTGGCGCTCGACCTGGAGTCGCCGGACGGCCGCGCGCGCTTCCTCGACCTCGTGCGCGCGGCCGACTTCCTCTTCGAGGCGCTGCCGCCGGGCACGCTGGACCGCTGGGGCCTCGGCTGGCCCGCGCTCCATCGCGAGAACCGGCGCCTCATCCTGACCTCCATCTCTCCTTTCGGGCAGTCGGGCCCCCACCGCGACTGGCGCGGGCCGGAGCTGATCGTGCAGGCCATGGGCGGCATGCTCTATCCCGTCGGTGATCCCGACCGGCCACCGGTGCGGGTGGGTGGCGCCCAAGCCGCATGTCAGGCCGCGGGGCAGGCGGTGCTCGGAGCCCTCGTCGCCCACTTCGAGCGCGAGCAGACCGGCGAAGGCCGCTGGGTGGACGCCTCGGCGCAGCACGCGGTGGTGAATACGCTCCTGAGCGCGACCGCGTTGCCGGCATTGCACGGCTTCACGCCGAACCGCGAGGGCTCTGCGGTGCGTACCTCGGGCTTCCGGCGGCGCATCCTCTTCCGCGCCAGGGACGGCTTCGTGGCCCTCACCGTGGGCGGCGGCGTGCTGTCGGGCGCCATGATGACGGCGCTGGTGAAGTGGATGGCCGAGGAGGGCGCGGCCCCGGACTTCATGCGCGAGCGTGACTGGGTGAAGTGGGACAACGCGTATCTCCACGCCGCGGGGGCGCGCGGCCAGGAGGACCTCGATCGCGTCGCCGACGTGGTGGCCGCATTCACTGCCACGCGCACCAAGGCCCAGCTCTACGAGGCGGCGCTACAACGCGGGCTGCTCATCGCGCCGGTGGCCGACATGGCGGATCTCGCCGAGGACCGCCAGCTCGCCGCGCGCGGCTTCTTCGTGCCGGTGGCCGAGCCCCGCCTGCGCCGTACGGTGCCCGTGCCGGCCGCGTGGGCCAAGCTCTCCCTCACGCCGCTGCGCCCGCCCGCGCCCGCGCCGCGCCTCGGCGAGGACACCGTCGCGGTGCTCCGCGACTGGGCGGCGCCCCGCGCCGACGGGGAGCCGGCCCCGGAGACGATGCGCGCGGTGCACGGGCGCCGGGCGTTCGAGGGCCTGCGCGTGGTGGATTTCGCCTGGGTGGCCACGGGCCCGCTTACCGGGCGGCTCCTCGCCGACCACGGCGCCGACGTGATCCGCCTCGAGTCGGCCCGGCGCCTGGACCCCGGGCGCACGCTCACGCCGTGGGCCGAGGGCAAGGCCGGGCCCAATCGCAGCCAGGGCTTCGCCAACTACAACGCCGGCAAGCGCTCGATGGCGCTGGATCTCGCCAAGCCGGAAGCGCGCGACCTGGCGCGCCGACTGATCGCCACCGCCGACGTGGTGGTGGAGTCGTTCAGCGCGGGCACCACCGCCCGCTGGGGCCTGGACTGGACCACGCTCAGCGGCGACCACCCGCGTCTCATCTATCTCTCCTCGTGCCAGCAAGGGCAGACGGGGCCCCACGCGCACTATCGCGGCTACGGCTCGCTCGCCGCCGCGCTCGCCGGCTTCTACTCGGTGACGGGCTGGCCCGACCGCGAGCCCGCCATGATCTACGGGGCCTACACCGACTTCGTGGCGCATCACTTCGCCTCCACCGCCGTCCTCGCCGCCCTGGATCATCGCCGGCGCACCGGGCTCGGTCAGCACATCGACCTCTCGCAGCTGGAGTCGAGCCTGCACTTCCTGGCGCCCGAGATCCTGGAGTACACGGTGAACGGGCGCGTGCCGCGCTCGGGCGGCAACGCGGATGCGGTGATGGCGCCGCACGGGATCTATCCCTGCCGGTCAACGGACGGTGAGCGGTGGTGCGCGATCGTCTGCGAGGACGACGCGCAGTGGCACGCGTTGGTCGAGGCGATGGGCAAGCCCGAATGGGCGCTCGATCCGCGCTGGCGCACCGCCGCCGGGCGCAAGACGCACGAGGCCGCGCTGGATGCGCGCCTCGCCGAGTGGACGTCGACCGAGTCCCCCGGCGCGCTGGCCGAGCGGCTCCAGGCCGCGGGCGTGCCGGCGGGCGTCGCGCAATCTTGCGCCGATCTTCACCAGGATCCGGGGCTCACGGCGCGGCGGGCCTTCGCCTGGGTCGAGCATCCCGAGATGGGCCGCACGCCCTACGAGACTTGGGCCTTCCGCATGGGCGAGGACGCGGCGCCGCGCCGGGCGCCGCTGCTGGGCGAGCACACGCGAGAGATCCTGACCCAGGTGCTGGGGCTCTCGCCGGACGAGATCGCGCGGCTGGTCGCCGCGGACGTCTTCGTCTGA
- a CDS encoding cytochrome P450 — protein MSLPPPRDPVSAVTHPDPYPYYAELVAARPFYKDELQGYWVASSAEAVTAALMSDRLRVRPPAEPVPPALRGSPAGEIFRQLIRMTDGGSHEAAKYAVAATLQSLDAERIADESARWARPLAGDGVDPAALTSFVFALPVYVVASLLGMPPAFLRQTSQWMQHFVRCLAPGSTLAQIERGKDAAGRLLDLGQMTLTDGPAEGLLPVLARQARRAGIESTDTVVANGIGFMSQAYEATAGLIGNMLLALARAPGLRAAVDEEPALLPAVAREVLRHDPSVQNTRRWVGAAGRVNGQDMVEGEIVLVLLAAANRDPAANPRPDVFDARRADRRLFTFGVGAHACPGEMLAVGIAAAGVSALLDAGLDPTILPARRTYRPSVNTRIPLFDMLD, from the coding sequence ATGAGCCTGCCGCCGCCTCGCGACCCCGTCTCCGCCGTCACCCATCCCGATCCCTACCCGTACTACGCGGAGCTGGTCGCCGCGCGCCCCTTCTACAAGGACGAGCTCCAGGGCTACTGGGTGGCATCGAGCGCGGAGGCGGTCACCGCGGCGCTCATGAGCGATCGCCTCCGCGTGCGGCCGCCTGCGGAGCCCGTGCCCCCGGCGCTGCGGGGCTCCCCGGCGGGCGAGATCTTCCGACAGTTGATCCGGATGACCGACGGTGGGAGTCACGAGGCCGCGAAGTACGCGGTGGCGGCCACGCTGCAATCGCTCGATGCCGAGCGCATCGCGGACGAGAGCGCGCGCTGGGCGCGCCCGCTCGCGGGCGACGGCGTCGATCCCGCCGCGCTCACGTCGTTCGTCTTCGCGCTGCCCGTCTACGTGGTCGCGAGCCTGCTCGGCATGCCGCCCGCGTTCCTGCGCCAGACCTCCCAGTGGATGCAGCATTTCGTGCGCTGCCTCGCGCCCGGCAGCACGCTCGCCCAGATCGAGCGCGGCAAGGACGCGGCGGGGCGCCTCCTCGACCTGGGGCAGATGACGTTGACCGACGGCCCGGCCGAGGGTCTCCTGCCCGTGCTCGCGCGCCAGGCGCGGCGGGCCGGGATCGAGAGCACCGACACGGTGGTCGCCAACGGGATCGGCTTCATGTCGCAGGCCTACGAGGCAACGGCCGGTCTCATCGGCAACATGCTGCTCGCGCTCGCGCGCGCGCCCGGCCTGCGCGCGGCCGTGGACGAGGAGCCCGCGCTCCTACCCGCGGTGGCGCGCGAGGTGCTGCGTCATGACCCCTCGGTGCAGAACACGCGGCGCTGGGTGGGCGCGGCCGGGCGCGTGAACGGTCAGGACATGGTGGAGGGCGAGATCGTGCTCGTGCTGCTGGCCGCGGCGAATCGCGATCCCGCCGCCAATCCACGCCCGGACGTCTTCGACGCGCGCCGCGCCGACCGGCGGCTCTTCACCTTCGGCGTGGGCGCGCATGCCTGCCCGGGCGAGATGCTGGCGGTTGGCATCGCCGCGGCCGGCGTGAGCGCGCTCCTGGATGCCGGTCTCGACCCCACCATCCTGCCCGCGCGGCGCACGTATCGGCCGTCGGTCAACACGCGCATCCCCCTGTTCGATATGCTAGATTGA
- a CDS encoding SDR family oxidoreductase, with the protein MRLKGKTALITAAASGIGRAAAVLFAREGAAVAVADIDKGRIGDTVNEIVKAGGRAHGIPCDLTREDDSKRVVREAVAAFGGLDILWNNVGHPGPGRVEGVDLDDVDLALSLNLRTVLITTAEAIPALRQRGGGSILFTSSIAGIYGSPFSPVYSAAKFGVTGLTKSLSIRLAPDGIRVNCVCPAPIDTPMLDIFMGRPDVESNKAENLARMKQVIPLGRVGTPMEVAQAGLFLASDDASYITGVALPVDGGYTAR; encoded by the coding sequence ATGCGCCTCAAGGGCAAGACCGCACTCATCACCGCCGCCGCCTCGGGCATCGGGCGCGCGGCCGCCGTGCTCTTTGCGCGCGAAGGCGCGGCGGTGGCCGTCGCCGACATCGACAAGGGGCGCATCGGCGACACCGTCAACGAGATCGTCAAGGCGGGCGGCCGCGCCCACGGGATCCCCTGCGACCTCACGCGGGAGGATGACAGCAAGAGGGTCGTCCGCGAGGCGGTGGCCGCCTTCGGCGGACTCGACATCCTCTGGAACAACGTGGGCCATCCCGGCCCGGGGCGCGTCGAGGGCGTGGACCTTGACGACGTCGACCTCGCGCTCTCGCTCAACTTGCGGACTGTCCTCATCACGACCGCGGAGGCGATCCCCGCCCTGCGGCAGCGCGGGGGCGGGAGCATTCTCTTCACCAGCTCCATCGCGGGCATCTACGGCTCGCCCTTCAGCCCGGTATACTCGGCGGCGAAGTTCGGCGTGACCGGGCTCACCAAGTCGCTGTCGATCCGGCTCGCGCCCGACGGGATCCGGGTCAACTGCGTCTGCCCGGCGCCGATCGACACGCCCATGCTCGACATCTTCATGGGCCGGCCCGACGTGGAGTCGAACAAGGCCGAGAACCTCGCCCGCATGAAGCAGGTAATCCCCCTCGGGCGCGTGGGCACGCCGATGGAGGTCGCCCAGGCCGGCCTCTTCCTGGCCTCCGACGACGCGAGTTACATCACCGGCGTCGCGCTCCCCGTGGACGGCGGCTACACCGCGCGCTAG
- a CDS encoding alpha/beta hydrolase encodes MPTAKLGDVELYYEETGTGTPLVWSHEFGGDHRSWEPQVRYFSRRHRVITYNHRGYPPSTVPRGAASYSQDLLVGDLHRLLTHLGGAPVHLGGCSMGANVARDYALAHPEMLRSLIMVGAGAGSVNREQFLKGQAETAAGLEREGQAHRVRGFETLATRASFKAKDPRGFAEFARQASEHDAQACAHLAREVMSKRKTVGELEAPLRALRVPTFIMVGDQDAPCVEPSLMMRALIPHAGLVVFPACGHTPNIEEPGLFNIHVAEFLAAVEGGRWAGWRRAS; translated from the coding sequence ATGCCGACCGCAAAGCTGGGCGACGTCGAGCTCTACTACGAGGAGACGGGCACCGGCACCCCGCTCGTGTGGAGCCACGAGTTCGGAGGCGACCACCGCTCGTGGGAGCCGCAGGTGCGCTACTTCTCCCGGCGGCACCGTGTCATCACCTACAACCATCGTGGGTATCCGCCCTCCACCGTACCCAGGGGCGCCGCGTCCTATTCGCAGGATCTGCTCGTGGGCGATCTCCACCGCCTGCTCACGCACCTGGGCGGGGCGCCCGTGCACCTCGGCGGCTGCTCCATGGGCGCCAACGTGGCGCGCGACTACGCGCTCGCGCACCCGGAGATGCTGCGGAGCCTCATCATGGTGGGGGCCGGGGCGGGCTCGGTCAACCGCGAGCAGTTCCTGAAGGGTCAGGCGGAGACGGCGGCGGGGCTCGAGCGCGAGGGTCAGGCGCATCGGGTCCGTGGCTTCGAGACCCTCGCCACGCGCGCCAGCTTCAAGGCCAAGGACCCGCGCGGCTTCGCCGAGTTCGCGCGCCAGGCCTCCGAGCACGACGCGCAGGCCTGCGCGCACCTGGCCCGCGAGGTCATGTCCAAGCGCAAGACGGTAGGCGAGCTGGAGGCCCCGTTGCGTGCGCTCCGCGTGCCCACCTTCATCATGGTGGGCGACCAGGACGCGCCCTGCGTGGAGCCCTCGCTGATGATGCGGGCGTTGATCCCGCACGCGGGGCTCGTGGTGTTCCCCGCGTGCGGGCACACGCCGAACATCGAGGAGCCCGGCCTCTTCAACATCCACGTGGCCGAGTTCCTCGCGGCGGTCGAGGGCGGCCGCTGGGCCGGCTGGCGCCGAGCTAGCTAG
- a CDS encoding nitroreductase family protein — MDAYRAVVDKRDQRFFLLRPIPEEALRRVLQAARMTGSSKNSEPNRLVVVRERAGLEALAALSPYAKFIGRSAATIVIAQTEEHQFDAGRCAQNMMVAAWAEGIGSCPAQLPEAAVARLLRTPPGVVINRVIAFGYVDPARAAAPPSVARRRKPLTELVHWETW; from the coding sequence ATGGACGCCTACCGCGCCGTTGTGGACAAGCGCGACCAGCGCTTCTTTCTCCTCCGCCCCATCCCCGAAGAAGCGCTGCGCCGCGTCCTCCAGGCCGCGCGCATGACCGGCAGCAGCAAGAACAGCGAGCCCAACCGCCTGGTCGTCGTGCGCGAGCGCGCCGGCCTCGAGGCCCTCGCCGCGCTGAGCCCCTACGCCAAGTTCATCGGGCGCTCCGCGGCCACCATCGTCATCGCGCAGACGGAGGAGCATCAGTTCGACGCCGGGCGCTGCGCGCAGAACATGATGGTGGCGGCATGGGCGGAGGGCATCGGCTCGTGCCCCGCCCAACTGCCCGAGGCCGCGGTGGCGCGCCTCCTCCGCACTCCGCCTGGCGTGGTGATCAATAGGGTCATTGCCTTCGGCTACGTGGACCCGGCGCGCGCGGCCGCGCCGCCGTCGGTCGCGCGCCGCCGCAAGCCCCTCACCGAGCTGGTGCACTGGGAGACCTGGTGA
- a CDS encoding MaoC family dehydratase translates to MKVGEQFYLPSRTLTDANFAAFQAVSGDNHPIHYDIEYCRRQGHPGLLAHGFQVLAQTAAGAGIFPHVIGESLVGFIEQSSRFLKPVYSGDTVYPMLTITALTPGRTTGVITVRSTLHNQHRELCLEGEQKYLVRRRRPAA, encoded by the coding sequence ATGAAGGTCGGCGAGCAGTTCTACCTCCCCTCGCGCACCCTCACCGACGCCAACTTCGCCGCCTTCCAGGCGGTGTCCGGCGACAATCACCCGATCCACTACGACATCGAGTACTGCCGCCGCCAGGGCCATCCGGGACTCCTCGCCCATGGCTTCCAGGTGCTGGCCCAGACGGCGGCGGGCGCGGGCATCTTCCCGCACGTGATCGGCGAGTCCCTCGTCGGCTTCATCGAGCAGTCTTCGCGCTTCCTCAAGCCCGTCTACTCCGGCGACACTGTCTACCCGATGCTCACGATCACCGCCCTCACCCCCGGCCGCACCACCGGCGTCATCACCGTGCGCTCGACCCTGCACAATCAGCACCGCGAGCTCTGCCTCGAGGGAGAGCAGAAGTACCTCGTGCGCCGGCGCCGGCCGGCGGCCTGA